The sequence AAGAtgtaacacacaaacacacttaaACTATCATCTGGTTACAGTAAAAGCAGACTCATCTATGTTATCTGATGCTGTAACATCACTGTCCCCAAGCATGTTATTATACCAAGGTCACAACTACACAATGGACATTTCATATATAAGTGATCAAACAGGCAGCTCCCCTTATTACTTCTAGACTACACATATGTCTTAAACCTGGTATGTGCAATTAGTGAATATATGTAGAGGCATTAGCTGCAACATGTAGCATGGCAGAAGGGGAAGGTCATATTGTACAGCCAACAATCACATCTTTACAGATATATTTTAAGATTCATTATTGCACCAGAAAACAGAAATGCATGCTGTGTGCAGCGACACCCCATATATACTTAGTAGTATTAAGCTGATCCCAGTTATCAGCATACATATTCATGTAGACTCCAAAAAAAGACATCCCCAAGCTGGAAGAAGGGGTTTTGCTGTCCATGGATTATAAAATACATGTTGCCACCTTTACTGATGCAATGCATGGAAAAGGCAAGGATGCACATGTCTGTACATGTGATTTGGCCCTTGAAGGACTAAGGCCTTGGTAACTGCACATAATTGGCAGGAAAGATCCCCTTCCTGCCCTTTAACCTCCCTTCCCACCAGTCATTCTGGGTGTGAGTTCTGGTCAGGACAGTGATCTTGTCTCCCTCTTGGAAGTAAAGGTCACAGGGCAGCTCTCCCTTAAAGCTGAACAATGCAGTTACTTCAAACGGGCAGACCAGTCTGTCCAGGATGACATTCTGAAGATCTGTGAAACAGTTGTGGTTAGAGAAACAGCAAGCCATCAACACTTGTCACCATGGCTATGCCTTAGAAATGAATGGTGTCGTGCGGCTGTGCTGTGTAGTCAGAATGTTCTGGTGTTGCAACAATAATCCACTGAACAGCCCTTTTAATCCATAACACCTACACATCTCATTCCCACTACAATGACAAATTATGGAATGCAGACATCAGTAAATCGCCACCAACCTTCTACACTGGCTGTACGCTCCTCCACCATACTGGTACATCTCCTAGCTGATGTGAATTTGGACCTCATTTTCCTGGACGGTTTCTCATCTGCACAAAAAGACTCAATAGTGAGTAGAAATAAGCTACCGGTAACAGAATATTACAATACAGCACCTGAGATATTTGTACTTAGTAAAATAGTATTTTCCCTTATGaaaaggaaaaatgataaactctTGATGTCCAAAGTAGCAAGCATTAAATTTGACACTCATAAAACTAGATTGATGCATTACATAGCCCCTTACATACTCATTTGAATGATTCATACCACCATTTTAAGTATTATTTCACACACCTGAAGTGGAAGAATTCTTCAAGGACTTGCTTCTGGAGGTTCCAAAACTGAAACTCTAGGTAATCAGAAGATACGAATATGATATATCAGCTATACAAATAATCATGTGAGGTAAGATATGACTCCTGTTAATCATAACTTTAACTGGTAATGGTGACACGTCAATAGAATACATGGCCATTGCTAAGAGGTCCTACAATAAACAGCAATAGTAAAACACCTTGGGGCGATCAGCTTTTGCAGCCTTCTTCACAGCAGCCTTCTTGACGGCCTCAACAAGAATCTTCTCCGCAACTTCATAGTGTCTGTGGAGGATCTCGTACAGAGGGTCTGCCACCGATGGAGGATGTACAGTCCCATTCAGAATCTCGTATGCCCGCACATCTCCACCATAAAACCTGGGAAATAGATATTTAAACTTTTGTCAACAGGAAACATATTAGAAGCACTGACACTGTAAAAGCAACCATAAAAATAATTTCATGCactctgtatcaaagttaagcTGCAATTTCATGTACGATAGGCTTAAGTATTATTAAGTGATGGCCATGATCATATGGTGTTGCATACACATTATTCAAAAGCTATAGAAGACACTCAAAATTAGCTTTTCAACTTACTTCCTATTTGCATCCTTTCTTTCAATGATCCCAGTCCCTTCCAGGGATATCCCAGCAAACAGACCTTTGGTTTTGCTGTAGGTGTATATAGCTGAAGGGCTTCTGACTGCAACATCTCCCTCCATGTTCCTTCCAAGTGGCCCTGTTATGTTAAAGTATATGATCTTCATATTAACATGGTAGAGCATATTGTATGACATTTTACCATCATGCTATTGTAGTCATTCATTCCAAAGCGACCTGAGAAAAAGATGAAAGACATGAAGAACTGCACACCTGCTGCAATGGTGAAGTTGCCACCTAATGTCAGGTTACCACCCTTGGAGAAAGCATCTACTGCTGACTGGCTATTTAGAATGATGACAAAGTCTGTGACCTGCGAATGAAACATAAAACAGAaccagattttgtaaaaatggtATGATCTTAATTTCAATACATACCTATAGCTAAATTTACTAACTTGTAACTTTCAAAGAGAGGTTCTTTCAAAGAGAGGTTGAAAGAGTGAGGCTTACTTCAGCTCCAATTTCAAATCCACCTCCCAGCCCTGCGAGACCCACGGCAGATGGTGCTGACCATCCTGTCAACAAATAAATATTACTAGGTGAAATACTTACCATGGTAATTGTTTCATTTGTATATAAATTTTCAGATCTCAAATTTTGCAGTCAGTACGAATGTTTTCATATATTCAATGTATTCTACAtgctattgtatatatatactatggAAAAGACAAGCTTCATGCTTTGATTACAAATATCCTAGCTACCATGCATCCAATTTTTACCAATCAAGTATCAAAAATGGTGCTGTATGGCACCCATGGAGACTGCTATATTGACATAAATACTACGGTGACGTACGCGCTTCAGATATTCTGGCAATGACAATGCCGCTGCCTCCTCTAGCACTGACGAGGAACCCTGCCTTAAACACAGTCAGGACAGCAAGCCCACGAGCACGGGCTAATATAGATACTGggcaaaaaacaaacagacaaaacattACCATAAGTTAAAGGAAGAAGTAGCATTTCAAAAAGGCTACATGAGAAGGACAAAGGTGCTTAATACTGTTGTCCAGATTAGAAAGTGACAATATAGCAAATTAAGCAGTCAATCTACACCTattttcttgaatctgtttttgcattcaaatttcaatatcaaacaaaaaacatcaatACATTACTGGTACTTTAAAAGTTCTGAAACCATGGCGTTAAACTTGGTAGTTCATGTGCCTAATTTGTACCTAACATGCACATCAAATGGCAGTTCTCTTAGGCATGTTTTCAAGTCACATCGATCCTCCTCttttaatgttgatatttcaaatgGCTAACCTGGTATGATTTTATCTGGTCCAGTTTTTGCACTAGGTACTGTGAAGTCCCTCAGGATCTTGGCAGCCTTTTTAGCCTCAGACTTCAGGCTGTGTGGAACTGGAGTGTTCACcactaaaatttgaaaaatatgcatGTTTACATGACACTGGTCTGGCCTCTTGGTTAGGTCAAGTCCTCAGGTGTACGTAATACATCACCAGACCCATCAATTTTTCATGAGCATGATTTCATGTCATACATTTGGAGATTGCAATGGTATTACTGTACTTGTGATATCTTTAATTATTTGCATAGCAGGATATTTTGCTACACCTGAAATGATTAAATAAATACTGAACAGCAAAGGTCTGCTGCTCTGAAGTACCTGCAAAAGAGGACACCTGCAGATTGCTATCATAGTATAAACTTTTCTTATGCCATGCTAGTGAAATTTTTTCACCCAAAAGTCACTGTAAACAAGGAAGTTATCTTGTTAAAACCTCCTAATGCTGTAAATAATAATACTTTTCTTCCAGCGAAGTGTGAGCAGAAGCCCGAAGTGCTCTATTTCTGAATTTTGGCTGACTTTGATGACATTCTTTGTGTTGTTTGCTTTGTAGCATGATGTATATGTAGATAATGGATCATTAATGCACACTGGAattgaaaataatgcaaatcaacGTTACACAGTaactgtgcccccctcccacaagcTGGAATAAATTTGAAAATTGTCAAAAGCACGGACGAAAAAACGCAGAAACACAGTCATGTCAGGCAATGTAGACTTCTTACTGTTCAATAAGGCATGTGAGAGTTCCCGGATTCGTAGGGTGTTCTGCTGGCTTGTACGTTAGGAAAACAGGCGCCCGAACCTATAATGTCAGGTTCAAAATTGAAACCTCCGCATCGCCCGCCGCCATTTTTCCTTGACCTACGAATTACCTCAGGCGAGTCAGGGTATCGTCTGCGCTGACACGAAACCAGCACGTCATGATTTTCAACTCGGCGCCCAGATTATGGTGTCAAATCCTCTCAGAATAGATTAAAAATTCGTTCAATAGCGCATTACGCTTTGTACAGTTCCCTGCTAGTACTTGCAGCACAGCGTTATCTTGAGGAAATTTAAAGACATGGTATCACAACAAACATTCAAATCCACCACATTTTCGCGGGATTTCCCAAGACGCCAGCTGATTGGTCAGCCCATGGGCGTGTTCTAAAACAGCCCCGCCTAGTTTTTTATAACATCAGAACAAGTGTTCGGACGTTCTGCAAGTTCTTTCCAACGACATTCTGGTTTCGAACCGTGAAGTTGTCTCCTTTCTTTTTCGATTTCCCTTTCCTTTGTTCCCAGCTTCACGGAAAATCAGCTGTTTGAGGTAAGCATAGACTGAGTAGTTTCGCGTGTTTGTTCGGATGTTTGTTTCGGTCAATCGGTGTAGATTTCTTTGCCAATCAGTGTCGCCTTGAGGTAATCCGTACCAACTTTTAACCTCTCAAACATTTTCCTTAACTCTTAGGTCAACCTCgtcagattttgaaaatggaaGACGCTCAGGCCACCCAGGCAATGACAATGACGGCGCCGGACTTTGTACAGCAAGCGGTAGGACCGCTAGGGCTTCCTCAGATGTTTTGGAACGACTTTAGCGTTTCGGACGAAATCTCAAGGATCACGTACAGGTTAGAACAGTTTCTCAACATTTGTTTGTACCAAATCATTGACCATAGAAATTGCCTACTCTACAAAACTGCAACCTGGATTTCAGAGGCTGTGTAAAGTTTTCAGACGACAGTCCTGTAAATTTCAGTTTTAGTCTTTGACCTTCAGAATCAGCTGTGATTTAAATGCCTTGGCAAAAAAAGGATCTTCGAGTTGGCTGTACTGTAGTACATTTCATCAAAAACGCCGTAAGCGGTGGACGCTTCAGATCATTCCAGACTCGGATTCACGGTACTTATTAAGATCATCGGTTCGGCTTGTAAACTCTTAGACGTTGCGTTTAACAGAACTGAAATACGAGCCTCTTGGGAAAGTCAGATAGTTCAACGGAcccagtctgactgtctgtctgacagaCATTTTAGAACACTCGGTGAATCAGTAGGCcggtgttgttttgtttttttgtcgttCGAAAAGACACTTATCTGTTCGGGAATTTCAATTTCATTGAGGATTTCATATATAAAACTACTATTCTGAGCAAACTAGCGACTAGAGTAACCTCGTAAATATGCAATGTTGCTTATCAAAACGATGATTTATGTCCGTTATGAAATTTGAGATGCGTGTCAGGCGATCGGAAAGGCGACAGTCTGGTCTGTAGCGTAGGGCCATTCCAGTATAAATCATGGTTTCCGGGGTGATTGGCTCAGTAACGGAGTAAATCTGTCAACAATGACGAATGTCATGCCATCAAGACTTGGAAATACCTTAGATGAATTCTAATGCAAGCACTTATTTGTATCGCTTCAGCGTAAACGCCAACCACTTCCCAGCTAAGTTGTGGATACTGGTGAACGATCCCCGTATCAAGTCCATCTACTGGGACGAGCCTGGGGAGGAAGTCGTGATCATACAGAGCCAGTTCAAGGACGAAGTTTTGGAGAACCGCCAACTGGACGTCTTCAACACTGCCAACTGGGACAGCTTCGTCAGACAGCTCAACCTCTATCAGGTCAGTGACGATAGATGTATAGTTACGTGTTATCGGTCAAAGTGGGCTTGTTGTCAATACTGCTATGGAGTGATATTCCTGCTAACCTTACGGAAATAACTATGCTGGAATGGCGATGTGATATCATATTAAAGTTCTGACAGAAAAGTGGCAACTTCCCACGGCTTGGTACATGGCTTTTCACATGAGAGAAACAATTTACCTCAGTGCCATTCTATTCCTTGAAGGCAAATAGTTGGCATCATGTATCAATTGATATAAGTGTCTAACttatctgttgttgttgccaTTTGTTTACAGTTCAAGAAGAACATCATGGCAGCCCGACATGAAGGCAACAAAGACATCCATCGCTTCAGGAACAGGTACTTTAGTAAAGGCCAGCCTGACCTGACTATGGTAAGGagacagaagaagagaaagaggCCAGACAGTGCAGGTCCTGAGGACACACCCAACAAGGAGAATTACCCACCAGGTAAGCGAGAGGTCTATAAACAGGGATGAATGATACAAGCGATTGAAGTGCTGTTTTTTAATGTGATTCCATCATTATGGCAGAGAATGGCCATTTAAAAAGCCAAGAAAGAATggacatgaaaatgttgtaaaaagtTGATTTAGTTTCATTTCTGCATGTCATTTGACAGTATTTGTAGACGACTAACTGTGACCTTTGTTCTCTGTTGTTCAGGTCGTATGGGGCCCCCTGGCTCAACACCCTTCCCCCACCCCAATGGCAATGTAGGATTCCGACCAATCCCCATCCCGAACGGCCAGGCTGCTATGCCAAACATGACTTTGGGATCCAACGGAGGCCTGGCTGTCAACAACGGATGGGCTCCGACCTACAGTGGGGAGAGGCTGCCCCAGTTCAACGCATTCTCTCAGTCATCCCCCATGTATGGATACCAAACACAGCAGTGCTACCCTATGGGCGGACAGTTCCGAGCCCCCTACATGCAGCAGCGCTACCCACAGCCGACAGGCTTCTCTACTCCCATTACTCAGGGCCCCAATAGGCTCCCCATCCAAACCTACAACTACAGCCCCTACGTCACACAGGCATTCGACTACAGTGCCATCCAAACAACAcctagcaccatggacaggaacGACTCTGGGAACCAAGGGGATGCAAAAGTTGTGGTGGAATTCATTGATGagaaacaacaagagttcctACAGGCGATCAAGGCCATTGCTAGTGTGACCGACTTCCATCCCAAGACAACCGAGACCAACATGATCATCTCCGGGGACATCGCCATCAAGGTGGAAGGAAACAACACTGTGAATGACTCTGGAGTGTGGGACGTCAAAGACAGCATGTCTGACACTGGCTCTCCACCTGAAAATGGCATCCTTGCACCTATTAGTGGTCAGAGCTCTACCATGCTTCCCACTGCCCAGTCCATTGACCAGTCAGGGCAAAGTCAAGTTGCTGAGGGGAGTTTCATCACCCATGCTACAGGAGCCACCAGCGCTTCCAGCAAAGAGAACTGTGCTGTGTCAGAGTCTGCTCTTGTCACCACCTCATCAGAAAATCCGACAACCTTCACCCTGGTTCCTGCCTCTGATGCCTCTGTAAGTGCCACGACTGCATCTGCCCCTGTCCAGGAGACTTGCATCACTGCCATCAACTTCGTTGAGAACGACATCAACAAGACAGATGGCGATCTGGACAACGCTACCACTGACATCAACAACTCGGTTGCTCCAATCATTACGTCGGTCACTACTGGCTCTAGTGGTGGCGATCAAGTAGTTTATCAAGTGAGTGCCATATACGAGTACAATCCTACCAACACGAAAGCGAGTGGAGCAACTGAGGCAGCATCCACAATTGGCAACTTGGGCGAACCGTTCGGCCAATGGGTTGATGTGCAACAGCAAGATGTACATCACTTGCTACAACCGGAAGAACCAACTTCCCAGTAAAATACATATTATTCACGCAACTTAAAGATTCAAAGTACTGTTCAAGGTAAAAATAAGTATGAATGCCTACTAGTGGCACAAACATTCATTAGGAATTTTTTGTGACAAGATGATTTTGTTATTTGAGTTTGATTTTAGCTCGCAATATTTGCTGACTATTATCTTATTCTTTGTTAGCTATTATGCCTAGGAGCAGGAATGCATTCAATTGGAACCTGCAAGTTGAGTGGTATCTGATGATCCCCTTTCTTTGTATAATAATGTGTTAAAAGTCAGAGATAATACACCTGGTGTGGTGTAGAGTTGTGTACATAATGTTTGAGAAAGACTGGCTAGGTTTTGAGAATAGATAGTGTTGTTAACATTCTAGTTATTCATGTTGAGGAAAGTAAAGTTGTGCCAACTGTTTTGTGCTTATCTGAAGTTTAAATACTGAGCCCTTTTAACGATATGTAAATTTCAAGATGATCATCTATTTTGGTTATAGCATCACCTATTTATTGCTGATAAAAAGTTATGTTTATGAATAATAATATTTATGTGAAGTATACACATTAGGGCACTGTATTGATGCAGTGAATATGTCATCTATTTTAACATGTAAGATTATATACTCTGTCTCCTATTGCAACAGAGCAGAATAAAGTCTTGTTGTCTAAAACTGGAATTTGCCATCTGTTATTGCTTGAAAATTTGTCCAACTCATAATGCAGGTGTGAAAATACATAACAAAATGTAGTAAGGACACTTTTTAATTGCAGCACATTATCCCTGGTTGTTGTCTCGCAAATACATTGTAAAgagtaataaacaagctttttAAAGATCTTCTATTGGTATATCCATTTGTAATACATAATTGACAAAGAAATGATTGAGATATAAGCTACAATCCTCCAGAACTCAAAACGACCTTTAATGGGGTTGATGATCGACTGAAATCAAGTTTCCAACCTTTGATTGTATAATGTGAGTTCAGAAAAATTCATCAACATCCTCAAAGCATGAAAGGGTTGATTCGAATCGGCAGACGttaaaataggtagctattttTACCTCGCCGTAAAATGCCCTCTCCCTGCTACGAATCGTCTGCTCACTTTCCGCTAGTTTTGATACAAAGCTAGATTCAAGTCAGCTGGCTCAGTTGACGCGTCGAGGGATCGGTAAAAACAACGCGGTTTTTCACTTCACTGTTGCCATGCTGGTCACAGAGGGGGTCAGGAGCAAAGGTAGATGATAAGAGGACACTAAAAGCAGAGAGGGTCTCCTTTTTCTCTGCGATTCGTCGAAACGAGGGGTCCGGACGCGACGTGACGTGTTTaaaatcccccctcccccatcttgCTTTTGTTCTGCGAAGAAACGTCAACAGAACCGTATTTACGTCATTTGCGACAAGTTAACGTTCAGAGACATATCCTTTTGACATGTTTGTCAATCATACGCACTGACTTTTAAACCCATTTTAAGAAACCATGCTCACTGAGTGACAAATAACACGTTAATTTTTAGAAAGTGTGAAaaagtatcatcatcatgatcgtTGTTGAGGCcagactggacagaactgtgtACCTGGCAGGAGAGGTGCTGGAATGTTTTGTGTCATTCACCAACCAGACATCAGAGGGTGCAGTCCCACTCAACAGGTATAGTATTTATTATTACTGAAATATTATGTTAATTGCGGAGACTTTGACTTGAAGGTTTCAGATCTTAATTTGAAAGTTGCATTTGCTTATACAAAAAAATTgctacttaaggtctcatttatgtattactccgagtgggtaccctaaaagagtccgttgcccaaaaaaatgaacggctgcatgtacatgtgtctatatcggtgtaaaaatcccttttagctaggccagctgatatcaagcgtcaaactgatgaaagcttgtttgtaactgaagaaattaacaggtaaagtttggcagccgcgcgcgaggtcggacgtccacagccggacattagcggtaattcggtcgatcactttcagctggaaagtgcctatttagggggtctagctaagtgccgtttttaattgccataaaaaggtattgtatgccaactggtagttggcaattttttcaaatgatctagggtagatgagctcaacagagaatgaatgacatcggtgcatttcctatagcttcattacgaacgcgcccatgtaaaacactttttataacatgtaagcctatggggcggaaaaactcatgaatgagaccttaaaaatCAGACATTTCAATTCCAAGACTATGTTGTAAACTTCAGTTTGTTTTCGTCCCAAATTTTAGTGACAGCGAGTCGTTGGCCTGGGCCAGTGCCCAGCTGCACTGCCAGTGTAGTGTGAGCGAGGCCCGTGTGGTGTGGCCTGGTGAGGACACTGGAGAAGTACCATATGGACAGGAGGGGAGCGACACAGTCTTCATCCCCAGCAGAGGTGAGGAGGGTTCCCAAACTTGTGCTGGGTTGTGTGTTCCTGACAAGCTGAACTATCTGACAAGCTCTGTATACATTTTGTGCTAGCAGTGTTTCTGTTCGAGCTGTGGGTGCACACTTATTTTGAGAAGCTTGTCAAACTTAAAagtttgtaaaaataaaaaaaaagagacgAAAGAAGAAAGTTGATGTGATGTCTAACATTAGTTGATGGAAATCATGTACAGTCAGATTGATTAGTCAAGATTATCGTCCAGTGAGAACTGATTTGCATGTCTTTTGTATGACCTTCAGGTGAGCGAGGTCACACGGTCCTGTCCACTGCTCCCAGAATCCTTTTCTGTGACCTGAAGCTCCGCCAGGGAGAGACCAAAACTTGTAAGTACCTCTAGCTACTACAAGTTACATTTTTATGATTACATTccaacaacttcttccccatGATTTTACATTGCAGTATGATTATCCTAATTTACCTATGCCTCTGCCTGCTGCAGATTTGTACAGAGAGGTGATCCCACGTGAAGCCCCGCCCTCCTACAGAGGACACTCCGTCAAATACTCCTACAAAGTCACCATTGGCACACAGAGAGTCGGCGCCCCAACTAAACTGTTGAGAGTACCTTTCAGGGTGCTTGTAGTTTATGGTAAGCATGTTTTCATCATGGTCTAGGAGATTAAACCCCTCCATCTCTCTTTTGATATGACAAGTTAACTATTGTAAGATCTCGTTAGATCTGAGTTCTTCAACTACCAAATATAAGATATTGATGATATGTTGAATTCCTAAGCAAACTCATTTCTCCAGACAGTTTTCCTATTCTCTAGAATATAAGTAAGAATACTAGTACAAGTGTAATCTATAGTATAACAAGAGGCCACATGCTATTCATTGCTGTTCCAAAAGCTTGCTAATGGTTCCTTGTTTGCTTCAGATTTGGGAGATCCCACTGTGTATGAGGAGGTTCCTCCCAGTAACCCCTTCCTGGAGGAACAGCGTCAGGAAGGGTCTCTGTTAGAACTGGCCAGTCAGGTCCTCACAACCATCACGGCCAGGAAAAGTCCCAGTAAGGCATTATTTAACTATgttgtaccaaggacattatatactcCTTATTTGTACTTacacaatatatataatatagcaTAGCATATGGTGTCGTGTTGTTGTAACAGTCAGGGTGtctggcccagaacccagatgttcttgacatgccaccaatgttgtgccttgGAGAAAGGCACTTCACGTGACTTTCATCacaccacccaggtgtaaaaatgatacctgactttggtcggggaggtaaaaggcaatgGAAGTAGAGATTGTTGGGCTGAGTCTTCCAATAttgtggataacaacccactgcccctacggttTCAAAAAGGCTTTGAGACTACCCTTGCCTTTGACATGTACTTTTTACAACATAGCAATAGGCAGACTATATCATCCACACCAAATTATGGATTGGTTCATTATCCCTATCATGTCATATGTACCTTTGcttcaaatgttgttgtttcGAGTATTGTTTTTGAGTAagataacatatacatttgtatactagtatgggATACATTAGCACCTTTGTGTCGTTTACATATTGTTGGCAGTTGAGGATTGTGTAGGcttgtgttttattgttgtataATTACAACACATTTACCTTTCCCCCAGATGTGTACAACATAACTAACCAGAGAGGAACAGTGGGGAAGTTCACACTGTTCAAGTCAGCATACAGAATAGGAGAGGACATTGTGGGCAGCTTTGACTACGCTGGTGCTTCTGTTCCATGTATGCAGGTATGACTTTACGTGTATGAACTTCTCGTCCCttctttgtacattgtatctgtgtGTATACAGCCAGTgtaaaacaccagctttgcaggcatgcagcACGACAGCAGCTGGATATATTACACTGAAgaacctgtcacatctaacctttgcatatctaactgtaagcgttgtttaaagctatgtAATGAGGATGCCCCAACAGTgcttggtggcaatgagttgCACTCTACAATAGTTTTGGGGAAAAACGAAATTTTTGAACAACTCAATTCTCGGTTGATTAGGCTATTGCTAAGGCAAGGACTCTCAACACAGACTGTAATTTTTGGAGTTTATAGAAGTTTTTAGATCCATCAATCACAAAAGACATTTGAAGTTGAGTTTTTTTAGTGAAGTTCTGAAGTTTACTTTGTGCGGTTTCTACTTTTAGTTCACTGTGACCTTACAAAGTGAGGAGCATATTGCCGAGGAGTGCCGCCGGAAGCCAAGTCAGGCCGTGGCCACCATGTCCTTCAGCCGCCACCACGAGTTCTGTCTCCACACACAGCGAGGTCACATGATCCTGCCCTTCCCGCTGTCAGCTACACCCTCCTTCATGACAGATATAGGTACTGCAGGTTTCACTTGTCCATAGCTTGTCTTCGGATATCCTTCAAATTTGTACAGTTGAACCCATTTATgattagcatgtacattattcgaTAGcttatttctactgttagtcataaATTAGACTAGTTCTTTATACTTGTTAGCTATTAGCAATTGTTCAACTGTCATATGCCtcagttgccatacattgtaccagttacaattgttgcgcaataaagttcttctttttaTACATTCTCTACTATCGTTTGTTCTTTCTTTTAGTCACAGTGAAGTGGAGACTCCATTTCGAGTTTGTGCTGGCCTGTAGCCCCATCTCCCAACCAGAACTTCCTACCAGCCAATCAGAATCCACCACGTGGCAAGGGCCAAGCACTGTTGCCGTGGATACAATGGTGTGGGACCTGCCAATCAAAGTCCTACCAACCAATCCACTACAAGCCACTGCAGTGTCATTGATCAAGTCATCTAACAGTATTAAAGTGTGAAGTCTACAGTCTATTTATCTGTAATCATGTACCTGTTACTACAATGTGTCTCTAACCATTCAGCTCATTATACACAGTTGTAATAAGAatttcatcatgtacatgtatataaatgtaaCCATTATAGATCTAGTCATAATGCAGTGCCATTATATTACCAACAcgtttctttaaaagaagacATATTGCTCTGTAAGTGTAAGACAATTCATTATTTGTATACAAAGTTTTACTTTATATATTGCAATAAAAATTGTTAGCCTCAAGAAGTACATGTTAACTCATGGACTCTACAGTTCTGTTTGTTGTTAACTcttttcaacttaataatgtGGTTACATCCCTAAAATGAAGTTTAAGTTCCCATTTTCATTCACCATTTAT comes from Branchiostoma lanceolatum isolate klBraLanc5 chromosome 2, klBraLanc5.hap2, whole genome shotgun sequence and encodes:
- the LOC136428630 gene encoding SH3 domain-containing YSC84-like protein 1, with translation MVNTPVPHSLKSEAKKAAKILRDFTVPSAKTGPDKIIPVSILARARGLAVLTVFKAGFLVSARGGSGIVIARISEARWSAPSAVGLAGLGGGFEIGAEVTDFVIILNSQSAVDAFSKGGNLTLGGNFTIAAGPLGRNMEGDVAVRSPSAIYTYSKTKGLFAGISLEGTGIIERKDANRKFYGGDVRAYEILNGTVHPPSVADPLYEILHRHYEVAEKILVEAVKKAAVKKAAKADRPKSFSFGTSRSKSLKNSSTSDEKPSRKMRSKFTSARRCTSMVEERTASVEDLQNVILDRLVCPFEVTALFSFKGELPCDLYFQEGDKITVLTRTHTQNDWWEGRLKGRKGIFPANYVQLPRP
- the LOC136428626 gene encoding uncharacterized protein, producing MEDAQATQAMTMTAPDFVQQAVGPLGLPQMFWNDFSVSDEISRITYSVNANHFPAKLWILVNDPRIKSIYWDEPGEEVVIIQSQFKDEVLENRQLDVFNTANWDSFVRQLNLYQFKKNIMAARHEGNKDIHRFRNRYFSKGQPDLTMVRRQKKRKRPDSAGPEDTPNKENYPPGRMGPPGSTPFPHPNGNVGFRPIPIPNGQAAMPNMTLGSNGGLAVNNGWAPTYSGERLPQFNAFSQSSPMYGYQTQQCYPMGGQFRAPYMQQRYPQPTGFSTPITQGPNRLPIQTYNYSPYVTQAFDYSAIQTTPSTMDRNDSGNQGDAKVVVEFIDEKQQEFLQAIKAIASVTDFHPKTTETNMIISGDIAIKVEGNNTVNDSGVWDVKDSMSDTGSPPENGILAPISGQSSTMLPTAQSIDQSGQSQVAEGSFITHATGATSASSKENCAVSESALVTTSSENPTTFTLVPASDASVSATTASAPVQETCITAINFVENDINKTDGDLDNATTDINNSVAPIITSVTTGSSGGDQVVYQVSAIYEYNPTNTKASGATEAASTIGNLGEPFGQWVDVQQQDVHHLLQPEEPTSQ
- the LOC136428616 gene encoding RAB6A-GEF complex partner protein 2-like, which produces MIVVEARLDRTVYLAGEVLECFVSFTNQTSEGAVPLNSDSESLAWASAQLHCQCSVSEARVVWPGEDTGEVPYGQEGSDTVFIPSRGERGHTVLSTAPRILFCDLKLRQGETKTYLYREVIPREAPPSYRGHSVKYSYKVTIGTQRVGAPTKLLRVPFRVLVVYDLGDPTVYEEVPPSNPFLEEQRQEGSLLELASQVLTTITARKSPNVYNITNQRGTVGKFTLFKSAYRIGEDIVGSFDYAGASVPCMQFTVTLQSEEHIAEECRRKPSQAVATMSFSRHHEFCLHTQRGHMILPFPLSATPSFMTDIVTVKWRLHFEFVLACSPISQPELPTSQSESTTWQGPSTVAVDTMVWDLPIKVLPTNPLQATAVSLIKSSNSIKV